The following coding sequences are from one Shewanella putrefaciens window:
- a CDS encoding GGDEF domain-containing protein, whose translation MELPPIPENELQRLATLRALNVLDTDAEERFDRITRLTRRIFSLPICVITLVDAQRQWFKSRQGLEITETSRDISLCAHAINYEGIFIINDTLLDPRFCDNPFVAQEPFIRFYAGYPLTINHHYRVGTLCVNDTEPREFSQEDIETLTDLGQMVEAELLSIAQNTLDPLTGISNRRGFELLAHQAIASCRRTESEAALVFFDLDFFKEVNDSFGHRKGDQVLYDFAHILMTAFRESDVIARLGGDEFVVLLSFVHRDTVNRVIERFTQLLEQYNQQHPKQHRLATSIGIAHWTPDSDMGLEDLLDSADKAMYQNKAAHHSDAS comes from the coding sequence ATGGAATTACCTCCCATCCCAGAAAATGAGCTGCAACGTTTAGCCACGTTGCGAGCTCTCAATGTGTTAGATACCGATGCAGAGGAGCGCTTCGACCGTATCACTCGCCTGACTCGGCGAATTTTTTCGTTGCCAATTTGTGTCATTACCCTTGTAGATGCTCAGCGCCAGTGGTTTAAATCTCGCCAAGGACTTGAAATAACTGAAACATCACGGGATATTTCCCTTTGCGCCCACGCAATAAACTATGAGGGTATTTTTATTATTAACGATACTCTCCTCGATCCGCGGTTTTGTGATAATCCTTTTGTGGCACAAGAACCCTTTATTCGTTTTTATGCAGGTTACCCACTCACGATAAATCATCATTACCGAGTAGGAACACTATGTGTAAATGACACTGAACCTCGGGAGTTTAGCCAAGAAGATATTGAAACCTTGACAGATCTCGGCCAAATGGTTGAGGCCGAGTTATTATCTATCGCGCAGAATACCTTAGATCCTTTAACGGGCATTTCAAATCGTCGAGGATTTGAGTTATTAGCACATCAGGCCATAGCGAGTTGTCGACGCACTGAATCGGAGGCGGCTTTAGTGTTCTTCGATCTCGATTTTTTTAAAGAAGTGAATGATAGCTTTGGTCATCGTAAGGGCGATCAGGTGTTATATGATTTTGCCCATATCTTAATGACTGCTTTTAGGGAGTCGGATGTGATCGCAAGGCTTGGCGGCGATGAGTTTGTGGTGCTGTTAAGTTTTGTGCATAGAGATACAGTTAATCGAGTCATCGAGCGCTTTACGCAGTTACTTGAGCAATATAATCAACAGCATCCTAAGCAACATCGATTGGCGACCAGCATAGGTATAGCCCATTGGACGCCGGATTCAGATATGGGCTTAGAGGATCTGTTAGATTCCGCCGATAAAGCCATGTATCAGAATAAAGCCGCACATCACAGTGATGCATCTTAA